From a single Fusobacterium pseudoperiodonticum genomic region:
- a CDS encoding toxin-antitoxin system YwqK family antitoxin — MKKLLLGLLLISSVLSFGATQRVNIEKLVTNESRDTLYLEETKKPYSGEVERKYPDGKLLGLATVKDGKLNGKSYEYYENGKLKIEENYVNSKSEGVSKSFYPNGKVESEVQFKNNKKEGVAKLYSENGILTSEIPFKNDVVIGVSKLYNAQTGKLEYEENLVNGKRNGLSKKYYPSGKVLNEVNFKDDKEEGIMRVYYETGKLQGEIPYKNGQVDGVVKAYDENGKLIEQAIYKNGEEVK; from the coding sequence ATGAAAAAATTATTACTAGGATTATTATTAATAAGCTCAGTGTTATCTTTTGGAGCAACACAAAGAGTGAATATAGAAAAATTGGTAACTAATGAAAGTAGAGACACACTATATCTTGAAGAAACAAAAAAACCTTATTCAGGAGAAGTAGAAAGAAAATATCCAGATGGGAAACTTCTTGGACTTGCTACAGTTAAAGATGGTAAATTAAATGGAAAATCTTATGAGTACTATGAAAATGGAAAATTAAAAATAGAAGAAAATTATGTAAATAGTAAATCTGAAGGAGTATCAAAATCTTTTTATCCAAATGGTAAAGTAGAATCTGAAGTTCAATTTAAAAATAATAAAAAAGAAGGAGTAGCAAAGTTATACTCAGAAAATGGAATATTAACATCAGAAATTCCATTTAAAAATGATGTCGTAATAGGAGTATCAAAGTTATATAATGCACAAACAGGTAAACTAGAATATGAAGAAAATCTAGTTAATGGAAAAAGAAATGGTTTATCAAAAAAATATTATCCAAGTGGAAAAGTATTAAATGAGGTGAATTTTAAAGATGATAAGGAAGAAGGAATTATGAGAGTTTACTATGAAACAGGTAAATTACAAGGAGAAATACCTTATAAAAATGGACAAGTAGATGGAGTAGTAAAAGCCTATGATGAAAATGGAAAACTAATAGAGCAAGCAATATATAAAAATGGAGAAGAAGTAAAATAA
- a CDS encoding toxin-antitoxin system YwqK family antitoxin, whose translation MKKLLVGLLLVGSALSFGATQRVPLEKLGPRGNGRELYLEGQAKPYSGEVERKYPNGKLLGVATMKDGKLEGKAYEYYESGKVFKEEIYVNGTANGVAKSYYENGKVQYETKFVNGKREGIEKGYTNTGVLVSEIPYKNGEATGLAKFYNEQTGKLEYETNAINGLRNGLSKEYYPSGKVANEVNFKNDIEDGITKIYYESGKLKGEATYKNGQLDGLAKIYDENGKLVEQATYKNGKKIK comes from the coding sequence ATGAAAAAATTATTAGTAGGATTATTATTAGTAGGTTCAGCATTATCTTTTGGAGCAACACAAAGAGTACCTTTAGAAAAATTAGGACCTAGAGGAAATGGAAGAGAATTGTATCTTGAAGGACAAGCAAAACCTTATTCAGGAGAAGTAGAAAGAAAATATCCAAATGGAAAACTTCTTGGTGTAGCTACAATGAAAGATGGAAAATTAGAAGGAAAAGCTTATGAATACTACGAAAGTGGTAAAGTATTCAAAGAAGAAATTTATGTAAATGGAACAGCTAATGGAGTGGCAAAATCATATTATGAAAATGGAAAAGTACAATATGAAACAAAATTTGTAAATGGAAAAAGAGAAGGAATAGAAAAAGGATACACAAATACAGGGGTTTTAGTCTCAGAAATTCCATATAAAAATGGAGAAGCTACTGGATTAGCAAAGTTCTACAATGAACAAACAGGTAAATTAGAATACGAAACTAATGCGATAAATGGACTAAGAAATGGTTTATCTAAAGAATATTATCCAAGTGGAAAAGTAGCAAATGAAGTAAATTTTAAAAATGATATAGAAGATGGAATTACAAAAATATACTATGAATCTGGTAAGTTAAAAGGAGAAGCAACATATAAAAATGGTCAATTAGATGGACTAGCAAAAATATATGATGAAAATGGAAAACTAGTTGAACAAGCAACATATAAAAATGGAAAAAAAATAAAATAA
- the tnpA gene encoding IS200/IS605 family transposase: MDKNSLAHTRWNCKYHIVFTPKYRRQAIYGKIKKDIGAILRKLCEFKGVEIIEASACVDHIHMLVSIPPKIAVSTFMGYLKGKSSLMIFDRYANLKYKYGNRTFWCRGYYVDTVGRNKERITQYIKNQIEEDKIMDQMTLKEYFDPFNVEKK; encoded by the coding sequence ATGGACAAAAATAGTTTAGCACATACAAGGTGGAATTGTAAATATCATATAGTATTTACACCAAAATATAGAAGACAAGCGATATATGGAAAGATAAAAAAAGATATAGGAGCAATATTAAGAAAACTTTGTGAATTTAAAGGAGTAGAAATAATAGAAGCAAGTGCATGTGTAGACCATATACATATGTTAGTGAGCATACCACCAAAGATAGCAGTATCAACATTTATGGGATATTTAAAGGGAAAAAGTTCATTAATGATATTTGATAGGTATGCGAACTTAAAATATAAATATGGGAATAGAACTTTTTGGTGCAGAGGTTATTATGTAGATACAGTGGGAAGAAATAAGGAAAGGATAACTCAATACATAAAGAATCAAATAGAAGAAGATAAAATAATGGATCAAATGACATTAAAAGAATATTTTGATCCTTTCAATGTTGAAAAGAAATAA
- the yfcC gene encoding putative basic amino acid antiporter YfcC — protein MKKIKMPDTFVIIFFVVLFASLLTYIVPVGKFEMQEVTYVTNTGAEKTRNVPVPGSFSYELDDQGNELKKGIKIFEPGGEVGVTNYIFEGLASGDKWGTAVGIVAFLLVVGGAFGIILKTGAVESGIYSMISKSKGSELVLIPVIFILFSLGGAVFGMGEEAIPFAMLIIPIVIDMGYDSVTGILITYISTQIGFATSWMNPFSVAVAQGVSGIPVLSGAGFRMFMWTFFTAFGVIYTIFYARRVKRNPESSIAYKTDAYFRDNFKSEEQGNREFKLGHKLIILVLILGMAWVVYGVIKEGYYLPEIATQFVIMGLIAGVIGVVFKLNNMSVNDIATSFRKGAEDMVGAALVIGMAKGIVLILGGTSADTPTILNTILNYVASGLSNMSAAFCAWVMYIFQSLFNFFVVSGSGQAALTMPIMAPLSDLVGVTRQVAVLAFQLGDGFTNMIVPTSGILMAVLGIAKIEWGVWAKYQIKFQLILFALGSCFVFFAVFTNFS, from the coding sequence ATGAAAAAAATTAAAATGCCAGATACTTTTGTAATCATATTTTTTGTTGTTTTGTTTGCATCACTTTTGACTTACATAGTTCCAGTTGGAAAATTTGAAATGCAAGAAGTGACTTATGTAACTAATACAGGGGCTGAAAAAACAAGAAATGTACCAGTTCCAGGAAGTTTCTCTTATGAACTAGATGATCAAGGAAACGAACTAAAAAAAGGTATAAAAATATTTGAGCCTGGTGGAGAAGTTGGGGTAACTAACTATATATTTGAAGGGCTAGCAAGTGGAGATAAATGGGGAACAGCAGTTGGAATAGTTGCCTTTTTATTAGTTGTTGGTGGAGCTTTTGGAATAATTTTAAAAACAGGAGCTGTTGAAAGTGGAATATATTCTATGATAAGCAAGAGTAAAGGCTCAGAGCTTGTACTCATACCCGTTATATTCATACTATTCTCCCTAGGTGGAGCAGTCTTTGGAATGGGAGAGGAGGCGATACCTTTTGCAATGCTAATCATACCTATAGTAATTGATATGGGATACGATTCAGTAACGGGAATTTTAATAACATATATTTCAACTCAAATAGGTTTCGCAACTTCTTGGATGAATCCATTCAGTGTTGCAGTTGCACAAGGAGTTTCAGGAATACCAGTTTTATCAGGAGCAGGATTTAGAATGTTTATGTGGACATTCTTCACAGCTTTTGGAGTAATCTACACAATTTTCTATGCAAGAAGAGTAAAGAGAAATCCCGAATCTTCAATAGCATATAAGACAGATGCATATTTTAGAGATAACTTTAAATCTGAAGAACAAGGAAATAGAGAATTTAAATTAGGACATAAATTAATTATCTTAGTTTTAATTTTAGGTATGGCTTGGGTTGTATATGGAGTTATAAAAGAAGGATATTATTTACCAGAAATAGCAACTCAATTTGTAATAATGGGATTGATAGCAGGAGTAATTGGAGTAGTATTTAAACTAAATAATATGTCAGTGAATGATATAGCAACTTCTTTCAGAAAAGGTGCAGAAGACATGGTTGGAGCTGCTTTAGTTATAGGTATGGCTAAGGGAATAGTTTTAATATTAGGTGGAACAAGTGCAGATACCCCTACTATTTTAAATACTATACTTAACTATGTTGCATCAGGACTTAGCAATATGTCAGCTGCTTTCTGTGCTTGGGTAATGTATATCTTCCAATCATTGTTCAATTTCTTTGTTGTGTCAGGATCAGGGCAAGCAGCACTTACTATGCCAATAATGGCACCACTTTCAGACTTAGTTGGAGTAACAAGACAAGTTGCTGTTTTAGCTTTCCAATTAGGAGATGGATTTACAAATATGATAGTTCCTACTTCAGGAATACTTATGGCAGTATTAGGAATTGCTAAAATTGAATGGGGAGTTTGGGCAAAATATCAAATTAAATTCCAATTAATTTTATTCGCATTAGGTTCTTGTTTTGTGTTCTTTGCAGTTTTCACAAACTTCTCTTAA
- a CDS encoding SHOCT domain-containing protein has product MEELLGMLFFAAILGLIPGFIAKSKGYSFGAWWLYGFLIFIVAIIHVLFIPNKKNIEQKIINDLERYKKLFEEGIITEEEFESKKEDLKSKLNTIIKKD; this is encoded by the coding sequence GTGGAAGAATTACTTGGTATGTTATTTTTTGCTGCTATATTGGGATTAATTCCAGGATTTATTGCTAAAAGTAAAGGATATAGTTTTGGTGCTTGGTGGCTATATGGATTTTTAATTTTTATAGTTGCCATTATACATGTTTTATTCATACCTAACAAAAAAAATATAGAACAAAAAATAATCAATGATCTAGAAAGATATAAAAAACTTTTTGAAGAAGGCATTATTACTGAAGAAGAATTTGAATCTAAAAAGGAGGATTTAAAATCTAAACTTAATACTATTATAAAAAAAGATTAA
- a CDS encoding DMT family transporter, which translates to MIYLLIAAFLWGTSFIAGKIAYDMLDPSLVVAIRYILASIILLPMTFSFMKNKEESFTKKDFILLVILGILTYPLTSMLQFIGLSFTSASSATTIIGIEPVMITIVGFIFFKEKASPIVFLLGIIAFFGVALTVGVSALENVSFFGCFLVFLSTIVVSFWVRLSKKILTKMNSNYYTALTIQLGTLFALPIMLFLVKSWEINYSLKGIIALLYLVVGCSIGAGWFWNKGLERSEASKSGVFLALEPVFGILLAVLVLGEKLNFLSIIGIILVILSAAICMILPKQES; encoded by the coding sequence ATGATATATCTTTTAATAGCTGCATTTTTATGGGGAACATCATTTATTGCTGGTAAAATTGCTTATGATATGCTTGATCCATCTTTAGTTGTGGCAATTAGATATATACTTGCAAGTATAATCTTATTGCCTATGACTTTTTCTTTTATGAAAAATAAAGAGGAATCTTTTACAAAAAAAGATTTTATTTTACTTGTAATATTAGGAATTTTAACATATCCTCTTACTTCAATGTTACAGTTTATAGGGCTTAGTTTTACTTCAGCTTCAAGTGCAACAACAATTATAGGCATTGAACCTGTTATGATAACAATTGTTGGATTTATCTTTTTTAAAGAAAAAGCCTCTCCTATTGTTTTTTTATTAGGAATTATTGCATTTTTTGGAGTAGCATTAACAGTGGGTGTTTCGGCATTAGAAAATGTATCTTTCTTTGGATGTTTTTTAGTATTCTTATCTACTATAGTAGTTTCTTTTTGGGTTCGACTTTCAAAAAAAATACTTACAAAAATGAACTCAAATTATTACACAGCATTGACTATTCAATTAGGAACATTGTTTGCTTTACCAATAATGCTATTTTTAGTTAAAAGTTGGGAAATAAACTATTCATTAAAAGGGATTATAGCTCTTTTATATTTAGTTGTTGGATGTAGTATAGGTGCTGGATGGTTTTGGAATAAAGGACTTGAAAGAAGTGAAGCAAGTAAAAGTGGAGTATTCCTTGCTTTAGAGCCAGTATTTGGTATTTTACTTGCTGTCTTAGTATTAGGTGAAAAACTTAATTTTCTTTCAATAATTGGAATTATTTTAGTAATTTTGTCTGCAGCAATTTGTATGATACTTCCAAAACAAGAATCTTAA
- a CDS encoding acyl-CoA thioesterase, with protein MFTFNYTIKQEDLNYGNHVGNERALLFFQWAREEFLRANNLSETDIGDGSGFIQTEATVQYKKQLFLNQEIKINITKIEIKGLRIIFEHEIFCGEDLAITGTATVLAYNYEEQKVKKVPTSFKELVENY; from the coding sequence ATGTTTACATTTAATTACACAATAAAACAAGAAGATTTAAATTATGGTAATCATGTAGGTAATGAAAGAGCTCTATTATTTTTTCAATGGGCTAGAGAAGAATTTTTAAGAGCTAATAATTTAAGTGAAACAGATATAGGAGATGGAAGTGGTTTTATTCAAACTGAAGCTACTGTTCAATACAAAAAACAATTATTTTTAAATCAAGAAATAAAAATTAATATAACAAAGATTGAAATAAAAGGTTTAAGAATAATTTTTGAACATGAAATTTTCTGTGGTGAGGACTTAGCTATAACAGGAACAGCAACTGTTTTAGCATATAACTATGAAGAACAAAAAGTTAAAAAAGTTCCTACTAGTTTTAAAGAGTTAGTTGAAAATTACTAA
- a CDS encoding NFACT family protein: MLYMDGISLSKIKEELKKTLEGKRINRIFKNNEYTISLHFGKIELLFSCIPALALCYISKNKEQAILDISSSLISNLRKHLMNAMLTDIEQLGFDRILAFHFSRINELGEIKKYKIYFECLGKLSNVIFTDEEDKVLDTLKKFHISENIDRTLFLGETYSRPKYDKKILPTELNKDKFDNLLASGNVFSNEIEGVGKYLNNIKSFEEFTNILNSPVKAKIYFKDKKIKLATVLDLDFKDYDEVKEFSSYDEMINFYIDYEYTTTSYMLLKNRLESFLEKKLKKLNKILTLIKKDIEDSETMESIKEKGDILASVLYNVKKGMNSVKAYDFYNNKEIEIELDSLISPKENLDRIYKKYNKVKRGLTNAIRRDKEIREEISYIESTLLFIESSTDVSSLREIEEELIKLNYIKSLHNKKKTKLKKEVKYGLIEGEDYLILYGRNNLENDNLTFKISEKNDYWFHVKDIPSSHIILKATKLTDELIVKAAQVSAYYSKANLGEKVTVDYTLRKNVSKPNGAKPGFVIYVSQKSVVVEKVELDKI; encoded by the coding sequence ATGTTATATATGGACGGTATATCTCTTTCAAAAATAAAGGAAGAGTTAAAAAAGACTTTAGAAGGAAAAAGAATAAATAGAATCTTTAAAAATAATGAATATACAATTTCTCTTCATTTTGGGAAAATTGAACTTCTATTTTCTTGTATACCAGCCTTAGCACTTTGCTACATTAGTAAAAATAAAGAGCAAGCAATTCTAGATATATCTTCGTCATTAATTTCTAATTTAAGAAAGCATTTAATGAATGCTATGTTGACTGATATAGAGCAGCTAGGGTTTGACAGAATCCTAGCTTTTCATTTTTCTAGAATTAATGAGCTAGGTGAGATAAAAAAATACAAGATATATTTTGAATGTCTTGGGAAATTGTCTAATGTTATTTTTACTGATGAGGAAGACAAGGTATTGGATACATTAAAGAAATTCCATATTTCAGAAAATATAGATAGAACATTATTTTTAGGTGAAACTTATTCGAGACCTAAATATGATAAAAAAATATTACCTACTGAGCTAAATAAAGATAAATTTGATAACTTATTAGCAAGTGGAAATGTTTTTTCAAATGAAATAGAAGGAGTGGGAAAATATTTAAATAATATAAAATCTTTTGAAGAATTTACAAATATTTTAAATAGTCCTGTAAAAGCTAAAATCTATTTCAAAGATAAGAAAATAAAATTGGCAACAGTTTTAGATTTAGATTTTAAAGATTATGATGAAGTGAAAGAATTTTCTTCATATGATGAAATGATTAATTTCTACATAGATTATGAGTATACTACAACAAGTTATATGCTTTTAAAAAATAGATTGGAAAGTTTCCTTGAAAAGAAATTAAAGAAATTAAATAAGATTTTAACTTTAATTAAAAAGGATATAGAAGATTCAGAAACTATGGAAAGCATAAAAGAAAAAGGAGATATTTTAGCTTCCGTTCTTTATAATGTGAAAAAGGGAATGAATTCTGTAAAAGCTTATGATTTCTATAATAATAAAGAAATTGAAATTGAATTAGATAGTTTAATAAGTCCTAAGGAAAACTTAGATAGAATCTATAAGAAGTACAACAAGGTAAAAAGAGGACTTACAAATGCTATAAGACGTGATAAAGAGATAAGAGAAGAAATTTCATATATAGAAAGTACTTTACTTTTTATTGAAAGTAGTACAGATGTTAGTTCTTTGAGAGAGATTGAAGAAGAATTAATAAAATTAAACTATATCAAGAGTTTACATAATAAAAAGAAAACTAAACTTAAAAAAGAAGTGAAGTATGGTTTAATTGAAGGAGAAGATTATTTAATTCTCTATGGTAGAAATAACTTAGAAAATGATAATTTAACTTTTAAAATCTCTGAGAAAAATGATTATTGGTTTCATGTGAAAGATATTCCAAGTTCTCATATCATTTTAAAAGCCACTAAATTAACAGATGAATTAATAGTTAAGGCAGCACAGGTATCAGCTTACTATTCTAAGGCTAATTTAGGTGAAAAAGTAACTGTAGATTATACTTTAAGAAAGAATGTATCTAAACCTAATGGAGCAAAACCTGGTTTTGTAATATATGTAAGTCAAAAATCTGTTGTTGTTGAAAAAGTAGAATTAGATAAAATTTAA
- a CDS encoding MarR family winged helix-turn-helix transcriptional regulator, translated as MTVNIQRVNDVLEEYYKLFYKTEDMALKRGIKALTHTELHIIESVGQDTQLTMNELADKIGITMGTATVAISKLSDKGYIDRARSTTDRRKVFVSLTKKGVDALTYHNNYHKMIMASITESIPEKDLQKFVETFEIILDSLRNKTDYFKPMTITDFKEGTKVSIVEIKGTPIVQNYFLNHGIENFTLLKVLKSGDKSLFKIEKEDGEVLTLDILDAKNLIGVKAD; from the coding sequence ATGACGGTGAATATACAAAGAGTAAATGATGTTTTAGAAGAATATTACAAACTGTTTTACAAGACAGAAGATATGGCTTTAAAAAGAGGAATTAAAGCTTTAACACATACAGAATTGCATATAATTGAATCTGTTGGACAAGACACTCAATTAACTATGAATGAACTTGCAGATAAGATAGGAATTACAATGGGAACTGCAACAGTTGCTATTTCAAAATTATCTGATAAAGGATATATAGATAGAGCAAGATCTACAACTGATAGAAGAAAGGTATTTGTTTCACTTACAAAAAAAGGAGTAGATGCTTTAACTTATCATAATAACTATCATAAAATGATAATGGCTTCAATAACTGAAAGCATACCTGAAAAAGATTTACAAAAATTTGTTGAAACTTTTGAAATTATCTTAGATTCATTGAGAAATAAAACAGACTATTTTAAACCTATGACTATTACAGATTTTAAAGAAGGAACAAAAGTTTCTATAGTTGAAATAAAAGGAACACCTATTGTTCAAAACTATTTCTTAAACCATGGAATAGAAAACTTTACACTTTTAAAAGTTTTAAAATCTGGTGATAAATCATTATTTAAAATAGAAAAAGAAGATGGAGAAGTTTTAACTCTTGATATCTTAGATGCAAAAAATTTAATAGGAGTAAAGGCTGATTAA
- the rpe gene encoding ribulose-phosphate 3-epimerase, with the protein MTKGIKIAPSILSSDFSKLDEELVAIDKAGADYIHIDVMDGEFVPNLTFGPPVIKCIRKCTELVFDVHLMIDRPERYIEDFVKAGADIVVVHAESTIHLHRVIQQIKSFGVKAGVSLNPSTSEDVLKYVINDIDMVLVMSVNPGFGGQKFIPAVVEKIKAIKKMRADIDIEVDGGITDETIKVCADAGANIFVAGSYVFSGDYKERIDLLKSKVN; encoded by the coding sequence ATGACTAAGGGGATAAAAATAGCTCCTTCTATATTATCAAGTGATTTCTCAAAACTTGATGAAGAACTTGTGGCAATCGATAAGGCAGGTGCAGACTACATTCATATAGATGTTATGGATGGAGAATTTGTACCTAATTTAACTTTTGGACCTCCTGTAATAAAGTGCATTAGAAAATGTACTGAGCTTGTGTTCGATGTTCATCTAATGATAGATAGACCTGAAAGATACATTGAAGATTTCGTAAAAGCAGGAGCAGATATTGTTGTTGTACATGCAGAATCTACAATCCATTTACATAGAGTTATACAACAAATAAAATCTTTTGGAGTAAAAGCAGGTGTTTCACTAAATCCTTCAACATCAGAAGACGTATTAAAATATGTTATAAATGATATTGATATGGTTTTGGTTATGAGTGTAAATCCAGGTTTTGGAGGACAAAAATTCATACCTGCAGTGGTAGAAAAAATAAAGGCAATTAAGAAAATGAGAGCAGATATAGATATAGAAGTAGACGGTGGAATAACTGATGAAACTATAAAAGTTTGTGCAGATGCAGGAGCTAATATATTTGTTGCTGGTTCTTATGTATTCTCAGGAGATTACAAAGAAAGAATCGACTTATTGAAATCAAAAGTAAACTAG
- the rsgA gene encoding ribosome small subunit-dependent GTPase A, translating to MQGFYYVESNNEVFECKLRGILKKTNNKYNCVVGDRVEISEDNAIVEIFERENMLIRPIVANVDYLAIQFAAKHPNIDYERINLLLLTAFYYKVKPLVIVNKIDYLSEEELTELKERLSHLKSIGVPTFLISCQENVGLQEVEDFLKDKTTVIGGPSGVGKSSLINFLQSERVLKTGEISERLQRGKHTTRDSNMIRMKAGGYIIDTPGFSSIEVPKIENREELISLFPEFTNIDSCKFLNCSHIHEPNCNVKKAVEENRISQDRYNFYKKTLEILSERWNRYD from the coding sequence ATTCAAGGTTTCTATTATGTTGAAAGTAACAATGAAGTCTTTGAATGTAAATTGAGAGGAATTTTAAAGAAAACAAATAACAAATATAATTGTGTTGTAGGTGATAGAGTTGAAATCTCTGAGGATAATGCAATAGTGGAAATATTCGAAAGAGAAAATATGCTGATAAGACCTATAGTTGCAAATGTGGATTATCTAGCAATACAGTTTGCAGCAAAACATCCAAATATAGATTATGAAAGAATAAATTTACTATTATTAACAGCATTTTACTATAAAGTAAAACCCTTAGTAATAGTAAATAAGATAGATTATTTAAGTGAAGAAGAATTAACAGAATTAAAAGAAAGATTGTCTCACTTAAAAAGTATAGGAGTACCTACATTTTTAATCTCTTGTCAAGAGAATGTTGGACTTCAAGAAGTAGAAGATTTCTTAAAAGATAAAACAACTGTAATAGGTGGACCTAGTGGAGTTGGAAAATCAAGTCTTATCAATTTTTTACAGAGTGAAAGGGTTTTAAAAACTGGAGAAATTAGTGAAAGATTGCAAAGAGGAAAACATACAACAAGAGATTCTAATATGATAAGAATGAAGGCAGGAGGCTATATAATAGATACTCCTGGGTTCTCTTCAATAGAAGTACCAAAAATTGAAAATAGAGAAGAATTAATTTCTTTGTTCCCTGAATTTACAAATATAGATAGTTGTAAATTTTTAAATTGTTCTCATATACATGAGCCAAATTGTAATGTGAAAAAAGCTGTGGAAGAAAATAGAATATCTCAAGATAGATATAATTTTTATAAAAAAACTTTAGAAATTTTATCAGAAAGGTGGAATAGGTATGACTAA
- a CDS encoding PASTA domain-containing protein, producing the protein MKKFRNDNDEDDFEDIEVEATSTRQPEKDNRRLIKIILNIILIIAIIKVGLGVFERYYFNEFYYKAPNLTGLSIEEAKKTISKSPLNIREMGEVYSDLPYGTVALQEPAEGTIVKRSRNMKVWVSKESPSVFLDDLVGMNYIEASSLLNKNGMTVGEVKKMRSDLPINQIIATSPKSGEPISRGQKFDFLISNGLE; encoded by the coding sequence ATGAAGAAATTTAGAAATGATAACGATGAAGATGATTTTGAAGATATAGAAGTAGAAGCAACAAGTACAAGACAGCCAGAAAAAGATAATAGAAGATTAATTAAGATAATACTAAATATAATTTTAATTATAGCTATTATAAAAGTTGGACTTGGAGTATTTGAAAGATATTATTTCAATGAATTTTATTATAAGGCTCCAAACTTAACAGGACTTAGTATAGAGGAAGCAAAGAAAACTATTTCAAAGTCTCCTTTAAATATTAGAGAGATGGGGGAAGTTTATTCTGACTTACCTTATGGAACAGTTGCTTTACAAGAGCCTGCTGAAGGAACTATAGTTAAAAGATCAAGAAATATGAAAGTCTGGGTAAGTAAAGAATCACCTTCAGTATTCTTAGATGATTTAGTAGGTATGAACTATATAGAAGCAAGTTCTTTACTTAATAAAAATGGTATGACAGTTGGAGAAGTAAAAAAGATGAGATCAGATTTACCTATTAACCAAATTATAGCAACTTCACCAAAAAGTGGAGAACCTATATCAAGAGGACAAAAGTTTGATTTCTTAATAAGCAATGGATTGGAATAA
- a CDS encoding TetR/AcrR family transcriptional regulator, which yields MSFDTEKKILILEKAKDMIITEGYSNLSINKLTSELGISKGSFYTYFPSKDNMLAEILNEYSENAKVFSENLASNSNSIDECLNYYVNSMLNLNDRNLKLELVMTSLKRNYEVFNEENFIKLKNTARKTIDFIKSILKKYKKSINIEEKDIEKCSKMIFSITEVFLMMENINFETNKFSSKTLDEVKELYRSQDMKENLEFIKESIKKILYR from the coding sequence ATGAGTTTTGATACGGAAAAGAAAATTCTTATTTTAGAAAAAGCAAAAGACATGATAATAACAGAAGGTTATTCTAACTTATCAATAAACAAATTAACATCAGAATTAGGAATATCAAAAGGTAGTTTCTATACTTATTTTCCTTCAAAGGATAATATGCTAGCTGAAATCTTAAATGAGTATTCAGAGAATGCAAAAGTTTTTAGTGAAAACTTAGCTTCAAATTCTAATAGTATAGATGAATGCTTAAATTACTATGTAAATTCTATGCTTAATTTAAATGACAGAAATTTAAAATTAGAATTAGTAATGACAAGTTTAAAAAGAAACTATGAGGTTTTTAATGAAGAAAATTTTATTAAACTAAAAAATACAGCACGTAAAACAATAGATTTTATAAAGAGTATTTTAAAGAAATATAAGAAATCTATAAACATTGAAGAAAAAGATATAGAAAAATGTTCTAAGATGATATTTAGTATCACTGAAGTATTTTTAATGATGGAAAATATTAATTTTGAAACTAATAAATTTTCATCAAAAACTTTAGATGAGGTTAAAGAATTATATAGAAGTCAAGATATGAAAGAAAATCTTGAATTTATAAAAGAAAGTATTAAAAAAATTTTATATAGATAA